The following are encoded in a window of Carassius auratus strain Wakin chromosome 6, ASM336829v1, whole genome shotgun sequence genomic DNA:
- the chchd6b gene encoding coiled-coil-helix-coiled-coil-helix domain containing 6b gives MGAADSKSKSVSYGLDEQDNVTVIHGVKLSGDVLQRMRESGPSSSSSSSPRAESAKPDPGSSRSSSETQEELRRRFEREQALVQEELARISRREREMIGDDTAAKTRQGLDNTHNLARQLKKKEDELKHLEQFYKEQLQLMEKKNTEIYQQTAHMYEQQALQTQATVKPRPVSPVCSELQSQVLSCYRLNTQQTLRCSQLAKDYINCINSSKKNLVNHG, from the exons ATGGGGGCCGCGGACAGCAAGAGTAAATCAGTGTCGTACGGACTGGACGAACAGGACAATGTCACGGTCATTCACGGAGTTAAG TTGTCTGGTGATGTTCTTCAGCGGATGCGGGAGTCTGGaccatcatcgtcatcatcatcatcgcccAGAGCAGAGAGTGCCAAACCTGATCCAG GTTCCTCCAGATCATCATCAGAGACACAGGAGGAGCTCAGAAGACG gttcgAGCGTGAGCAGGCTCTGGTTCAGGAAGAGTTGGCCCGGATCAGtcgtagagagagagagatgataggAGACGACACGGCAGCAAAGACACGGCAGGGACtagacaacacacacaacctg GCTCGACAGCTGAAGAAGAAAGAAGATGAGCTGAAACATCTGGAACAGTTTTACAAGGAGCAGCTACAACTGATGGAGAAGAAG aacACTGAGATCTATCAGCAGACTGCACACATGTACGAGCAGCAGGCGCTTCAAACACAGGCCACTGTTAA GCCTCGTCCCGTGAGTCCCGTCTGCTCTGAGCTGCAGTCACAGGTGTTGAGCTGCTACAGACTGAACACACAGCAGACGCTGCGCTGCTCACAGCTGGCCAAAGACTACATCAACTGCATCAACTCCTCCAAGAAG
- the tpra1 gene encoding transmembrane protein adipocyte-associated 1 homolog, with product MLETVTDAGRLLRYNNTSVFPTVDNSSEFNPDHETNITKPHRCLQILYDDIGHSRVRYWDVMLLVPNVAFLVFLMWKLPSARAKIRLTSSPIFVAFYILVFVVAAVGITRAIVSMTVSTSSAATLIDKVLWEITRFFLLAIELSVVILGLAFGHLESKSSIKRVLAITAVLALAYSITQGTLEISFPDKHLSAKDFNIYGHGGRHFWLASSCFFFLVYSLIVILPKTPVRERISLPSKRGFYVYAGILSLLNLVQGLGSALLCADIIEGLCCVDVTTFLYFSVFAPLIYVTFLKGFFGSEPKILFSYKSQIDEPEDSDVHLPNTSSSGRGRKDLEHSSFSSTQIDGSGAYLDDVVSGPYSGAHSINSIDSDRWRALNA from the exons ATGCTGGAGACTGTGACTGATGCAGGACGTTTGCTCCGTTATAACAACACCAGTGTGTTTCCCACCGTGGACAACAGCTCCGAGTTCAACCCTGACCATGAGACCAACATCACCAAACCACACAGATGCCTGCAGATCCTGTACGACGACATCGGACACTCCAG GGTTCGTTACTGGGACGTGATGTTGCTCGTCCCAAACGTGGCTTTCCTGGTTTTCCTGATGTGGAAGCTTCCCTCTGCTCGTGCTAAGATCCGTCTGACCTCCAGCCCTATATTCGTGGCGTTTTACATCCTG GTGTTCGTGGTGGCGGCTGTAGGAATCACTCGTGCCATCGTCTCCATGACCGTCAGCACATCCAGCGCCGCCACACTCATAGACaag GTGCTTTGGGAAATCACGAGGTTCTTCTTATTGGCTATTGAGCTCAGCGTCGTGATACTCGGACTGGCTTTTG GTCATCTGGAGAGCAAGTCCAGCATCAAGCGTGTGTTGGCCATCACTGCGGTCCTGGCTCTGGCCTACTCCATCACACAG GGGACTCTAGAGATTAGTTTCCCGGACAAACATCTCTCCGCTAAAGACTTCAACATCTACGGTCACGGCGGGAGACACTTCTGGTTGGCCAGCTCCTGTTTCTTCTTCCTG GTGTATTCCCTGATAGTCATCCTACCTAAAACTCCAGTCAGGGAGCGGATCTCTTTGCCAT CCAAGAGGGGTTTTTACGTGTACGCTGGCATCCTGTCGCTGCTCAATCTGGTTCAGGGTTTGGGAAGCGCTCTGCTTTGTGCTGACATCATCGAAGGCCTGTG ctgtGTGGATGTGACCACGTTCCTCTACTTCTCCGTCTTTGCTCCTCTGATCTATGTGACGTTCCTCAAAGGGTTCTTCGG GTCCGAGCCCAAGATCCTCTTCTCCTACAAGTCCCAAATCGATGAGCCGGAGGACTCGGACGTGCACCTCCCCAACACCTCGTCCTCGGGCCGGGGTCGGAAGGATCTGGAGCACAGCTCGTTCTCCAGCACACAGATCGATGGCTCCGGAGCGTATCTGGACGACGTGGTGTCAGGACCCTACAGCGGAGCACACAGCATCAACAGCATCGACTCGGACCGCTGGAGGGCCCTCAACGCCTGA